The sequence AACTGCATTCTATATCCTTCTATCTTTAGTTACACCGAAACATGGATATGCCATTATTGATTATGTTGAAAAGCTGACTAAAAAACGTATTTCATTAGGTCCGGGAACTATTTATGGAACTTTATCAAAGATGAAAAATGACGGTTTGATCGAACCAGTAAAAGAAGAAAGCAACCGAAAAATTTATCAAATCACACCCTTAGGAAAAGAGATTTTAGATAGTGAGAAAGCACGTATTGAGGAACTCTATCTAAACTCTAAAGGAGGTCTATAATCATGGAGAAAAAAGTATTTAAATTCATTACAGTAGATCAACTGGAAAAAGAGCAGGATTTTCTGCATAATATGGCTTTAGAAGGCTGGCATTTTTCTAAATATAAAAACTTTCAGTACCAATTTGAACAAGGTAAACCGGCAAACTATGTTTATCGTATTGACTACAAAGAAACTTTAGAAGATTTAGATGAATATTTGGCTATTTTTGAAGATGCTGGTTGGGAAGCTGTTTACTCTTATCCTATATTTCAAGGCAGTTGGATTTACTTCAGAAAACTTAGTACAGACGAAACTCAAAATCTTGAAATCTTTACGGACAAGGATTCGATGATTGGTTTATTGAAAAAGGTAAGAATGCATTGGACCTGGTTCGGAATGACTATGTCACTTATCTTGCTTTTTCTTCTATTATCAAATTTATTCACTACCAGATCCCTTATCAGCGGTATTCCAATAACCATTTGTTTCCTGATTATTTTAATCCTCTACGGAAAGCTTTTCTTTAACTTAACAAAAAAAATCAATCAATTAGAACAGACATAAGCAACTTGCTC is a genomic window of Carnobacterium sp. CP1 containing:
- a CDS encoding PadR family transcriptional regulator, translated to MNNKKLKHSYIPMTETAFYILLSLVTPKHGYAIIDYVEKLTKKRISLGPGTIYGTLSKMKNDGLIEPVKEESNRKIYQITPLGKEILDSEKARIEELYLNSKGGL
- a CDS encoding DUF2812 domain-containing protein, yielding MEKKVFKFITVDQLEKEQDFLHNMALEGWHFSKYKNFQYQFEQGKPANYVYRIDYKETLEDLDEYLAIFEDAGWEAVYSYPIFQGSWIYFRKLSTDETQNLEIFTDKDSMIGLLKKVRMHWTWFGMTMSLILLFLLLSNLFTTRSLISGIPITICFLIILILYGKLFFNLTKKINQLEQT